In Oryza sativa Japonica Group chromosome 3, ASM3414082v1, one DNA window encodes the following:
- the LOC4332042 gene encoding uncharacterized protein codes for MAGGFRVLHLVRPFLAFLPEVQSADRKIPFREKVIYTVISLFIFLVCSQLPLYGIHSTTGADPFYWMRVILASNRGTVMELGITPIVTSGMVMQLLVGSKIIEVDNSVREDRALLNGAQKLLGILIAIGEAVAYVLSGMYGSVSQLGTGNAILIILQLFFAGIIVICLDELLQKGYGLGSGISLFIATNICENIIWKAFSPTTINSGRGAEFEGAVIALFHLLITRTDKVRALREAFYRQNLPNVTNLLATVLVFLIVIYFQGFRVVLPVRSKNARGQQGSYPIKLFYTSNMPIILHSALITNLYFISQLLYRRYSGNFLVNLIGKWKESEYSGHSVPVGGLAYYVTAPSSLADVLANPFHALFYVVFMLSACALFSKTWIEVSGSSAKDVAKQLKEQQMVMPGHRESNLQKELNRYIPTAAAFGGVCIGALTVLADFMGAIGSGTGILLAVTIIYQYFETFEKERATELGFFGF; via the exons ATGGCTGGTGGCTTTAGGGTATTGCATCTTGTCAGGCCTTTTCTGGCTTTCCTGCCTGAAGTACAGAGTGCTGATAGGAAAATACCATTTAGAGAAAAAGTGATCTACACTGTTATTTCCCTATTCATTTTCCTGGTATGCAGCCAGCTACCACTGTATGGCATCCATTCAACTACTGGAGCTGATCCTTTCTACTGGATGCGTGTTATCCTTGCATCAAACCGTGGTACTGTTATGGAGCTGGGTATCACTCCAATTGTGACATCTGGCATGGTAATGCAACTTCTAGTGGGATCAAAGATCATTGAAGTTGACAACAGTGTGAGAGAGGATCGTGCTCTGCT GAATGGCGCACAAAAGTTACTTGGTATCCTGATTGCAATTGGGGAAGCTGTGGCATATGTTTTGTCTGGAATGTATGGCAGTGTAAGCCAGCTTGGAACTGGAAATGCCATCCTCATTATACTTCAGCTTTTCTTTGCTGGCATCATTGTCATCTGTCTGGATGAACTTCTCCAGAAAGGTTATGGTTTGGGTTCTGGCATTTCTCTCTTTATTGCTACCAATATCTG TGAGAATATCATCTGGAAGGCATTTAGCCCCACAACTATCAACAGTGGCCGTGGTGCTGAGTTCGAGGGGGCTGTCATTGCATtgttccatctgttgattactAGAACCGACAAAGTCCGTGCCTTGCGCGAGGCTTTCTACCGCCAGAATCTTCCAAATGTGACCAACTTGCTTGCTACTGTTTTAGTCTTCCTCATAGTTATCTACTTCCAAGGCTTCCGTGTTGTGCTACCAGTGAGATCCAAGAATGCCCGCGGTCAACAAGGCTCATACCCAATTAAGCTGTTCTACACTTCAAACATGCCCATCATTCTGCATTCTGCACTGATTACCAACCTCTATTTCATATCCCAG CTTCTCTACAGGAGGTACAGTGGAAATTTCCTAGTCAACCTTATTGGGAAATGGAAGGAATCTGAGTACTCTGGCCATTCTGTTCCTGTTGGTGGTCTTGCTTACTATGTAACTGCTCCATCAAG TTTAGCTGATGTTCTCGCAAATCCATTCCATGCACTGTTCTATGTGGTCTTCATGCTGTCAGCTTGTGCTCTCTTCTCAAAGACATGGATTGAAGTATCTGGTTCATCAGCAAAGGATGTTGCTAAACAGCTCAag GAGCAACAAATGGTGATGCCAGGCCATCGTGAGTCGAATTTACAGAAAGAATTGAACAGATACATCCCTACAGCTGCTGCATTTGGTGGAGTCTGCATTGGTGCATTGACTGTCCTAGCTGATTTCATGGGTGCAATTGGTTCAGGAACTGGGATACTGCTCGCTGTTACAATCATCTACCAGTATTTTGAGACATTCGAGAAAGAAAGGGCTACCGAGCTAGGTTTCTTTGGGTTTTGA
- the LOC4332043 gene encoding uncharacterized protein isoform X2: MSSMLQKRNALSFFSGETMEAATPTRPPHAAPSSSPSPSPASLRQWRPAAQRNLRNQWSRLLAAKARWLSAAADGRSHASALVNAHLSRRYMPGMDLGVLKDMPGIREKASGKLARREEQCQSMLLSAYREMVLATAELVRASHSMRCFSKVAANSPLIRFTERQDDMNDSGDGGGSPVFKWFSVLEFENLAQELVDMFISELQLKRLLVLELLSVTFKEGVQHDASLEWSNELFDGEFNEFQSIGLLSGDSYALPKNWSAGVSKAWQPDQTPSHEVLQVYLTSWLANVNIKTSRIDEIFELVGEEMQIKLS; the protein is encoded by the exons ATGTCGTCTATGCTACAGAAGAGAAacgctctctctttcttctcagGCGAGACGATGGAGGCGGCCACCCCGACCCgccctccccacgccgccccgtcctcctccccgtccccgtcgccggcgtcgctgcgccagtggcggccggcggcgcagcgCAACCTGCGGAACCAGTGGTCGCGCCTGCTCGCCGCCAAGGCCCGGTGgctgtccgccgccgccgacggccgctCCCACGCCTCCGCCCTCGTCAACGCCCACCTCTCCCGCAG GTACATGCCGGGCATGGATTTGGGGGTGCTCAAGGACATGCCCGGGATCCGCGAGAAGGCGAGCGGTAAGCTTGCGCGCAGGGAG GAGCAATGCCAGAGCATGCTTCTATCGGCCTATAGGGAGATG GTCCTTGCTACGGCCGAGTTGGTTAGAGCTTCTCACTCTATGCGTTGTTTTTCCAAAGTAGCCGCGAATAGTCCGTTGATACGGTTTACTGAGCGCCAAGATGATATGAATGATTCGGGGGACGGAGGAGGATCCCCTGTATTCAAATGGTTCTCCGTATTAGAATTCG AGAATCTTGCTCAAGAACTTGTCGATATGTTCATTTCAGAACTGCAATTGAAG AGATTGCTTGTCTTGGAACTCCTCTCGGTAACCTTCAAGGAAGGTGTACAACATGACGCATCATTAGAATGGTCCAATGAGCTATTTGATGGGGAGTTCAATGAGTTTCAGAGTATTGGCCTTCTGTCAGGAGATAGCTACGCACTGCCCAAAAATTGGAGTGCTGGTGTCTCAAAGGCATGGCAACCTGATCAAACCCCATCCCATGAGGTTTTACAG GTTTATTTGACTTCTTGGCTTGCTAATGTGAACATCAAGACAAGCAG AATTGATGAAATATTTGAGCTTGTCGGGGAGGAGATGCAGATAAAATTGTCTTGA
- the LOC4332043 gene encoding uncharacterized protein isoform X1, whose amino-acid sequence MSSMLQKRNALSFFSGETMEAATPTRPPHAAPSSSPSPSPASLRQWRPAAQRNLRNQWSRLLAAKARWLSAAADGRSHASALVNAHLSRSYRYMPGMDLGVLKDMPGIREKASGKLARREEQCQSMLLSAYREMVLATAELVRASHSMRCFSKVAANSPLIRFTERQDDMNDSGDGGGSPVFKWFSVLEFENLAQELVDMFISELQLKRLLVLELLSVTFKEGVQHDASLEWSNELFDGEFNEFQSIGLLSGDSYALPKNWSAGVSKAWQPDQTPSHEVLQVYLTSWLANVNIKTSRIDEIFELVGEEMQIKLS is encoded by the exons ATGTCGTCTATGCTACAGAAGAGAAacgctctctctttcttctcagGCGAGACGATGGAGGCGGCCACCCCGACCCgccctccccacgccgccccgtcctcctccccgtccccgtcgccggcgtcgctgcgccagtggcggccggcggcgcagcgCAACCTGCGGAACCAGTGGTCGCGCCTGCTCGCCGCCAAGGCCCGGTGgctgtccgccgccgccgacggccgctCCCACGCCTCCGCCCTCGTCAACGCCCACCTCTCCCGCAG TTACAGGTACATGCCGGGCATGGATTTGGGGGTGCTCAAGGACATGCCCGGGATCCGCGAGAAGGCGAGCGGTAAGCTTGCGCGCAGGGAG GAGCAATGCCAGAGCATGCTTCTATCGGCCTATAGGGAGATG GTCCTTGCTACGGCCGAGTTGGTTAGAGCTTCTCACTCTATGCGTTGTTTTTCCAAAGTAGCCGCGAATAGTCCGTTGATACGGTTTACTGAGCGCCAAGATGATATGAATGATTCGGGGGACGGAGGAGGATCCCCTGTATTCAAATGGTTCTCCGTATTAGAATTCG AGAATCTTGCTCAAGAACTTGTCGATATGTTCATTTCAGAACTGCAATTGAAG AGATTGCTTGTCTTGGAACTCCTCTCGGTAACCTTCAAGGAAGGTGTACAACATGACGCATCATTAGAATGGTCCAATGAGCTATTTGATGGGGAGTTCAATGAGTTTCAGAGTATTGGCCTTCTGTCAGGAGATAGCTACGCACTGCCCAAAAATTGGAGTGCTGGTGTCTCAAAGGCATGGCAACCTGATCAAACCCCATCCCATGAGGTTTTACAG GTTTATTTGACTTCTTGGCTTGCTAATGTGAACATCAAGACAAGCAG AATTGATGAAATATTTGAGCTTGTCGGGGAGGAGATGCAGATAAAATTGTCTTGA